One genomic window of Euwallacea fornicatus isolate EFF26 chromosome 7, ASM4011564v1, whole genome shotgun sequence includes the following:
- the LOC136339965 gene encoding nucleolar complex protein 4 homolog B has product MSQAEKPVKISKFLRQKAQEFLSYPENPAGLMQIVKHFESGADTASCLLALDLVFSSLIRDRKIGFEVAPLKTIEKNAENDKRKWLIDRYEECYGKVVDCMEHDNPKVSMQAISTAMNLLAIEGRCPLVHYTSEVENYFPVNKLKSILMKLLSDKKSNTYLINKQTEYFLFDDVLFYTWKLLPSLTAKTNPNEYYIVNYLSLLERLQIHPNTETKYLCSSEPNSPIIFEETLVKKNLNKVWQCLMLWEHTPQTHRQLLVVLLEKVLVHLDKPLLLTDFLMDSLDMGGPVSLLALQGIFTMIQVHNLDYPNIFAKLYSMFEPEIFHTKYKARLFYLSDLFLSSTYLPEILVAAFAKRLARLALLAPSEDIIIICQFIGNLILRHPGLKRLLHNDSGISASMDPYIMEERDPLKSYAINSSLWELQTLQSHVQPSVANAARFIASPLPSVEWDIGKVLENTGDDVFDREVKKMSKLIILQFEQPNDGFSLGRGEKVNQFWEFS; this is encoded by the exons aTGTCTCAAGCGGAAAAACCcgtgaaaatatcgaaattctTGCGGCAAAAAGCCCAAGAGTTCCTCAGCTACCCCGAAAATCCGGCTGGATTGATGCAAATCGTGAAACATTTCGAATCTGGGGCGGACACGGCCTCCTGTTTGTTAGCACTGGATTTGGTTTTTTCCAGCCTAATTAGGGATCGGAAAATAGGGTTCGAAGTAGCCCCATTGAAAACGATAGagaaaaatgctgaaaatgaTAAGAGAAAGTGGCTCATTGATAGGTATGAGGAATGTTATGGTAAAGTGGTGGATTGCATGGAGCATGACAATCCAAAAGTTTCCATGCAAG CAATCTCTACTGCAATGAATCTTCTAGCAATTGAAGGGAGGTGTCCCTTAGTCCACTACACCtctgaagttgaaaattacttCCCAGTGAATAAACTAAAGTCCATTCTAATGAAACTACTTTCAGACAAAAAAAGCAACACATATCTGATAAACAAGCaaacagaatattttttatttgacgaCGTTCTGTTTTATACATGGAAATTACTGCCCTCGCTCACTGCCAAAACAAACCCTAATGAGTATTACATTGTAAACTATTTGTCACTGCTAGAGAGACTTCAAATCCACCCTAATACTGAGACTAAATATTTGTGCAGTAGTGAGCCAAACTCCCCAATAATATTTGAGGAGACTCTAGTTAAAAAGAATCTCAACAAAGTTTGGCAATGCTTAATGCTTTGGGAGCATACACCTCAAACACACCGACAACTACTAGTGGTCCTCCTGGAGAAAGTTTTGGTGCATCTAGATAAACCCCTACTCCTTACTGACTTTTTAATGGACTCTCTGGATATGGGGGGCCCAGTAAGCCTTTTGGCTTTACAAGGAATTTTCACCATGATTCAAGTGCACAATCTAGACTATCCAAACATATTTGCCAAGCTGTACTCAATGTTTGAGCCAGAGATATTCCACACTAAATACAAAGCCCGGCTGTTTTATTTATCAGACTTGTTCTTGAGTTCTACATATTTGCCTGAAATATTGGTGGCTGCTTTTGCTAAAAGGCTGGCCCGTTTAGCCTTGTTAGCGCCCTCTGAAGATATCATCATTATCTGCCAGTTTATAGGAAATCTCATTTTGAG aCATCCAGGGCTGAAACGTCTGCTCCACAATGATAGCGGGATCAGTGCCAGCATGGACCCCTATATAATGGAGGAAAGAGATCCTCTGAAGTCATATGCAATCAACAGTTCCTTATGGGAGTTACAAACTCTACAAAGTCACGTCCAACCTTCAGTTGCAAATGCTGCCAGATTTATTGCTTCCCCTCTCCCTTCGGTTGAATGGGATATTGGAAAAGTTCTGGAGAATACCGGAGATGATGTTTTTGATAGAGAAGTGAAAAAGATGAGTAAGTTAATAATTCTGCAGTTTGAGCAGCCAAACGACGGCTTTTCTTTGGGGAGAGGTGAGAAAGTTAACCAATTTTGggaattttcttaa
- the LOC136340404 gene encoding lysosomal-associated transmembrane protein 4B, producing MFNMRLKLGSAGKNEWRACFCLHVKTATIVFGVYHLLLHVLALTVVSLVMRNQSYINQKNEFNKKDYLEGDFLPTPLSKVKNDDNPYFLPTTQDGRTVLPSDVDMGAIITICTLSITLLMVYGAIKGKPKHILPFFFLQLFDFAITTLTATGYFCYLRSVHRLVAENWHNMPFHQELLSLSPQTLSLLVLLSFLVSMIWKAYWIGVVWRCYKYLTLKKQATHNTIHYILPNDGLDRSEPDYAAMFRDNEAALFGPMKQTAPPSYQDVMDDQPPPYPAVTAEESPITTTTTCVVQEVPIRRFLVTYSPDNPQEVQPEDSASSSEETVAARDLASTASPTASAFNVASPNNEHDNKEEEHVLQVDEDPEYCYLDAEALKRDANEEKPEK from the exons ATGTTCAATATGCGCCTCAAGTTAGGCTCTGCAGGCAAGAATGAATGGAGGGCCTGCTTCTGTCTTCACGTAAAGACGGCCACCATTGTTTTTGGGGTATATCATTTA CTGCTCCATGTGTTGGCTCTCACAGTTGTGTCACTGGTGATGCGAAATCAGAGCTACATCAATcaaaaaaacgagtttaaCAAGAAGGATTACTTAGAAGGGGACTTCCTACCAACACCATTAAGTAAAGTCAAGAATGATGATAATCCTTATTTCTTGCCCACAACCCAAGATGGGAGAACAGTCTTGCcct CTGACGTGGATATGGGAGCAATTATCACCATCTGCACACTTTCCATTACACTGCTAATGGTCTATGGGGCCATTAAAGGCAAGCCCAAGCACATCTTACCCTTCTtctttttacaattatttgattttgcCATCACCAC ATTAACAGCAACCGGATACTTTTGCTATCTCCGGTCAGTGCACCGGCTCGTAGCCGAAAACTGGCACAACATGCCCTTCCATCAAGAACTTCTCTCTCTCAGTCCTCAGACTCTGTCTCTTCTTGTCTTGTTATCCTTTTTGGTGTCCATGATCTGGAAG gcCTACTGGATTGGGGTTGTTTGGCGTTGTTACAAATACCTGACCCTCAAGAAGCAAGCCACCCATAACACTATTCATTACATCCTACCAAATGATGGGCTGGATAGAAGCGAACCTGACTACGCAGCCATGTTTAGAGATAATGAAGCTGCGTTGTTCGGGCCTATGAAGCAAACTGCCCCTCCCTCCTATCAG GATGTCATGGATGATCAGCCTCCACCGTATCCTGCAGTAACTGCTGAGGAGTCCCCAATAACCACCACGACCACCTGTGTAGTCCAAGAAGTTCCCATACGCAGATTTTTGGTTACTTATTCTCCGGATAATCCTCAAGAGGTTCAACCGGAAGATAGCGCTTCTAGTTCCGAAGAAACTGTCGCTGCACG CGACCTTGCCTCTACTGCCTCTCCTACCGCTTCAGCCTTCAACGTGGCGTCTCCCAATAATGAACACGACAATAAAGAGGAAGAACATGTCCTTCAAGTCGACGAAGACCCAGAGTATTGCTACTTGGATGCAGAAGCTTTGAAACGCGACGCCAACGAGGAAAAgcctgaaaaatga
- the LOC136340154 gene encoding beta-1,4-galactosyltransferase galt-1 translates to MGSSSGGKKKYLSFRNRQRANMSFFIVVMFFAVFGVIVFTEIFFIDDKEKATGVLVRHGSLGFHSKEDRPDYDNDFPADDYISIRVGQAMMDTAEIGAFLLGKSHARIAASFDNSPQYMSKVFPEGQLPSYPENLSISDGSWQTVNGSRYKFFVFSAYFDQRKNQRSIRVIAATKTRGPERVWCRLWYRMNDNSSTFNISRTVPAKIKVIRENWNLRYSACFVMCPLKLNMSVPTAVSVVARLKDVPTNVLNVINNFNESTLMKPRFIGKFGVCVKPLHFDYNKELQIMEFIELNRLMGVDHFTFYNHTIGPQVGCILEHYRQQGLVTLLPWKLQMISQKEIRTEGLFAALNDCLYRSMYKFSHTLLIDLDEYIIPNYNETLPQMIDYLNHRLNTRSTGSFSFQNAFFYLQWSDDSEVGQFDDPISSDLVTLKKTRRKTKLHPHKQRSKYICRPELVIEAGNHFVWEFIPGHGTLNVPADAAILHHYRICEFGGNDCIKTSSVVDRTAYRYLVSLTKAVRDRYDLLRDKCGLSNPRKTPTKVFHKIFQMLKSGAQRRR, encoded by the exons ATGGGTTCCTCCAGTGGCGGTAAAAAGAAGTACTTGAGCTTCAGGAACCGTCAAAGGGCCAACATGAGCTTCTTCATTGTGGTGATGTTTTTTGCGGTGTTCGGGGTCATCGTGTTCACtgagatatttttcattgacgACAAAGAAAAGGCCACTG GGGTGTTGGTGAGGCATGGCTCCTTGGGGTTCCACAGCAAAGAGGATAGGCCGGACTACGACAACGACTTCCCG GCCGATGACTACATATCCATTAGAGTCGGTCAAGCTATGATGGACACCGCTGAAATTGGGGCTTTTTTGCTTGGAAAATCACATGCTCGCATAGCTGCCAGTTTCGACAATTCTCCTCAGTACATGTCCAAA GTTTTCCCGGAAGGACAGTTACCCTCATACCCAGAAAATCTAAGCATATCAGACGGGTCTTGGCAAACAGTCAACGGCAGCAGATACAAGTTCTTCGTCTTTTCCGCATACTTTGACCAGAGGAAGAACCAGCGCAGCATTCGAGTTATCGCGGCGACCAAAACCAGAGGTCCGGAAAGGGTTTGGTGTAGACTATGGTATCGGATGAATGATAATTCGAGCACGTTCAATATCTCCAGAACTGTGCCCGCCAAAATTAAG gtgatACGAGAGAATTGGAATTTGCGTTACAGCGCCTGTTTCGTCATGTGCCCCCTTAAACTCAACATGTCGGTGCCTACAGCTGTGAGTGTTGTGGCGCGACTAAAAGACGTCCCTACCAACGTCCTCAACGTAATCAACAATTTCAACGAAAGCACATTGATGAAACCGAGATTCATAGGAAAATTCGGTGTTTGCGTTAAACCCCTGCACTTCGACTACAACAAA GAGCTACAAATAATGGAATTCATCGAACTGAATCGTCTGATGGGAGTGGATCATTTCACTTTCTACAATCACACAATCGGGCCCCAAGTGGGGTGCATCTTGGAGCATTATCGCCAGCAAGGCCTGGTTACCCTGTTACCCTGGAAGCTGCAAATGATTTCTCAGAAAGAGATACGCACTGAAGGGCTGTTCGCAGCCCTGAACGACTGCCTCTACAGATCGATGTACAAGTTCTCACACACCCTCCTCATTGACTTGGACGAATACATTATTCCCAATTACAATGAGACCTTACCCCAGATGATCGA CTACTTGAACCATCGATTGAACACACGAAGCACGGGTTCGTTTTCCTTTCAAAACGCGTTTTTCTACCTTCAATGGAGTGACGACTCTGAAGTGGGGCAATTTGACGATCCCATTTCCTCAGATTTGGTTACTCTGAAGAAGACGCGTCGAAAAACAAAACTGCACCCACATAAACAGAGATCAAAATACATCTGTAGACCCGAATTGGTCATCGAGGCTGGAAATCACTTTGTGTGGGAGTTCATTCCAGGCCATG GTACTTTAAATGTGCCTGCAGACGCGGCCATACTGCATCACTATAGGATTTGCGAGTTCGGAGGCAACGACTGCATTAAAACTTCCTCTGTGGTCGATCGAACTGCGTATAG GTATTTAGTAAGTTTAACGAAGGCGGTAAGAGATCGATACGATCTTCTGAGAGATAAATGTGGCCTATCGAACCCCAGGAAGACTCCCACTAAAGTTTTCCACAAGATATTCCAGATGTTGAAAAGCGGTGCTCAAAGGAGGAggtaa
- the LOC136339964 gene encoding bifunctional coenzyme A synthase-like, whose protein sequence is MLAKTGLLVVSNPKHINRLLTDVQKSVKNTLYIQLLSALNEPLGSFHPNIFNSPPKLSRTIFGIYSQASVLCYSLDVRVLLTGLKSSAPVHIKTLQPIDIVIFDKKYGTNEIDRFISNKIGNISTEHNVVTIDCGEGDEVLAEIDNLDNQVYKHVCLGGTFDRLHVAHKLLLSHSILRASEKVTVGVTEENMIHSKVLWELIEDVEARIKNIQGFVVDIFPDLIYNICKIADPCGPAIVDPSIEAIIVSEETMRGGEKINEIRKEKGLGELKIIPIPFIDEPNPQGREETKVSSSNLRLRLLGTLLKPVEKKNIPNKPYVIGLTGGIASGKSGIISHLQNLRVPTIDCDKLGHQMYRKDGPCYNKVVDLFGQKLLDDKAEIDRKILGNLVFKNPDELKKLTNILWPAMGKEIRKMVSNMDTDVVCVEAAVLCQAGWDQFCHEVWVTLIPPTEAINRLKTRNNLSEDQAKERLAAQQSNSEYISKANVVFCPLWEIEYTKLQVYKAWALLQKRIPLKTLDE, encoded by the exons ATGCTAGCGAAGACAGGTCTTCTTGTAGTTTCAAACCCAAAACACATAAACCGCCTCCTCACAGATGTgcaaaaaagtgttaaaaatacattatacATCCAGCTTTTATCGGCATTGAACGAACCTTTGGGCAGTTTTCAtcccaatatttttaacaGCCCTCCAAAGCTTAGCAGAACAATTTTCGGCATTTATTCTCAG GCCTCAGTGCTTTGCTATAGTCTAGATGTACGTGTATTGCTTACTGGCCTCAAAAGCAGTGCTCCAGTTCACATAAAAACTCTCCAACCAATAGACATAGTCATATTTGATAAGAAATATGGTACAAATGAGATTGATAGATTTATCAGTAATAAAATTGGGAATATTTCTACTGAGCATAATGTCGTAACCATAGACTGTGGAGAGGGAGATGAAGTCTTAGCAGAAATTGACAACCTGGATAACCAGGTATATAAACATGTCTGCCTCGGAG GAACCTTTGATCGTCTACATGTTGCTCATAAATTGCTCTTGAGTCACTCAATACTGAGGGCCTCAGAGAAAGTCACAGTGGGCGTAACTGAGGAGAATATGATCCACA GCAAAGTCTTGTGGGAGTTAATTGAAGATGTCGAAGCGAGAATAAAGAACATTCAGGGTTTTGTAGTAGATATATTCCCAGATTTAATTTATAACATTTGCAAAATAGCAGATCCTTGTGGACCTGCAATCGTGGATCCCAGCATAGAGGCAATTATTGTTAGTGAGGAGACTATGAGGGGCGGAGAAAAGATTAATGAAA TCAGAAAGGAAAAAGGCTTAGgagaactaaaaataatcCCTATTCCTTTTATCGATGAGCCAAACCCTCAAGGGAGGGAAGAAACAAAAGTAAGTTCCAGCAATCTAAGACTGAGACTCCTGGGTACTTTACTCAAACCTGTAGAAAAGAAGAATATTCCTAATAAACCTTACGTTATAGGCCTAACAG GTGGAATTGCAAGCGGAAAATCGGGAATTATAAGTCACTTGCAAAACCTGAGAGTCCCCACGATTGACTGTGATAAATTGGGTCATCAAATGTACCGGAAAGACGGACCTTGTTATAACAAAGTGGTCGACTTGTTTGGGCAAAAATTGCTGGATGACAAAGCCGAAATTGACCGtaaaattttgggaaatcTGGTTTTTAAAAACCCT GATGAGCTAAAAAAGTTAACCAATATTCTATGGCCTGCAATGGGGAAAGAGATTCGAAAGATGGTGAGCAACATGGACACTGACGTAGTTTGTGTGGAGGCAGCAGTTTTGTGCCAGGCTGGTTGGGACCAGTTTTGCCATGAG gTTTGGGTAACGCTAATTCCTCCAACTGAGGCTATAAACCGCCTGAAAACCAGAAATAACCTGAGCGAAGACCAGGCAAAAGAGAGACTGGCAGCACAGCAGTCCAATAGCGAATACATAAGCAAGGCGAATGTGGTGTTTTGCCCCTTGTGGGAGATCGAGTATACAAAACTGCAAGTGTACAAAGCGTGGGCGCTTCTGCAAAAGCGAATACCCTTAAAAACGCTTGATGAATGA
- the LOC136340405 gene encoding developmentally-regulated GTP-binding protein 2 encodes MGILEKISEIEKEISRTQKNKATEYHLGLLKAKLAKYRSQLLEPSKKSEKGEGFDVLKSGDARVALIGFPSVGKSTLLSTLTKTESEAASYEFTTLTCIPGVIDYNGANIQLLDLPGIIEGAAQGKGRGRQVIAVARTADLVLMMLDATKKDVHRELLEKELESVGIRLNKKKPNIYFKVKKGGGLSFNSTCSLTKVDEKLVQMILHEYKIFNAEVLFRDDCTADELIDVICANRVYLPCLYVYNKIDQISIEEVDRIARQPNSVVVSCNMKLNLDYLLEVLWEYLSLIRVYTKKPGQPPDFSDGLILRKGVTAEHVCHAIHRTLAAQFKYGLVWGTSTKYSPQRVGLSHVMADEDVIQVVKK; translated from the exons ATGggtatattagaaaaaatatcggAAATTGAGAAGGAAATCTCTCGAACTCAAAAAAACAAAG CGACCGAATACCACTTGGGCCTCCTCAAAGCCAAATTAGCGAAATACCGGTCCCAGCTCCTGGAACCTtcgaaaaaatccgaaaaaggCGAAGGGTTCGACGTCCTCAAAAGCGGCGACGCGCGAGTGGCTCTCATCGGCTTTCCTTCAGTAGGAAAATCTACTTTACTGTCAACTTTAACAAAAACTGAGAGTGAGGCTGCTTCATATGAGTTCACCACTCTAACGTGCATTCCTGGAGTTATCGACTACAACGGGGCTAACATTCAGCTGCTTGATTTGCCAGGTATTATTGAAGGGGCTGCTCAAGGCAAGGGTAGAGGCCGCCAAGTTATTGCTGTAGCGAGAACTGCTGATTTGGTGTTGATGATGCTTGATGCTACAAAAAAGGATGTTCATAGGGAGCTTTTAGAGAAGGAATTGGAGAGTGTTGGTATTAGATTGAATAAGAAAAAGcccaatatttattttaag GTTAAAAAAGGTGGAGGCCTGTCTTTCAACTCCACATGCTCGTTGACAAAAGTGGATGAAAAACTAGTGCAAATGATATTGcatgaatataaaatattcaatgcaGAGGTACTTTTCCGTGACGATTGCACTGCAGATGAACTCATTGATGTTATATGTGCAAATAGAGTGTACCTGCCTTGCCTCTATGTGTATAATAAAATCGATCAAATTTCCATTGAGGAAGTTGACAGAATTGCCAGGCAGCCTAACAGCGTGGTTGTAAG CTGTAATATGAAGCTCAATTTGGACTATTTGCTTGAGGTGCTGTGGGAATATTTAAGCTTAATCCGGGTATATACAAAAAAACCTGGCCAACCCCCAGATTTCTCTGATGGGTTGATTTTAAGGAAAGGGGTTACTGCAGAGCATGTCTGCCATGCCATCCATAG AACTCTAGCAGCCCAGTTCAAATACGGCCTGGTTTGGGGTACAAGTACAAAATACTCCCCACAGCGAGTAGGGCTTTCACACGTCATGGCAGACGAGGACGTTATTCAAGTTGTTAAgaagtga